In Streptomyces dangxiongensis, one DNA window encodes the following:
- a CDS encoding SCO1431 family membrane protein, which yields MTAFPATALRAATGGPKEDGPKIVEHVMGWVLVVVFAMLVTQLGLL from the coding sequence ATGACCGCATTCCCGGCCACCGCACTCCGCGCCGCCACCGGCGGCCCCAAGGAAGACGGCCCGAAGATCGTCGAGCACGTCATGGGCTGGGTCCTCGTCGTGGTGTTCGCGATGCTCGTGACCCAGCTCGGCCTGCTCTGA
- a CDS encoding peptidase C39 family protein: MSQAQQPSRRTVLAVAVAAAVTGTAAPSAVAAPGAAADAPGRAQPRPIDYRAWTTYSDWRSGTAEGTRAASGRRPGVVIGAPVGSTDYTDPHTGTTATWEYATWTSPVHRLTTPATEAVASWNAHTPDGTWLQVELQGTYSDGTGTPWYVMGRWAAGDQDIKRTSVDGQTDGRSSVWTDTFAVDDASTGLRLASYRLRLTLYRRPGTRLTPTVRRLGAMGSDVPDRFTVPASTPGLAQELAVPRYSQEIHKGQYPEYDNGGEAWCSPTSSQMIIEYWGGRLTPEQLSWVDPSYADPQVDHAARSTYDHQYQGCGNWPFNAAYAATFEGIQGVVTRLASLTDLETLIAAGIPAITSQSFLKTELTGAGYGTSGHLMTVIGFTADGDVIANDPASPDDAAVRRVYLRREFENIWLRTKRYNASGKVASGTGGVCYLYFPAHPTPHQRRALAAVGVH, encoded by the coding sequence GCAGCCCCGCCCGATCGACTACCGTGCCTGGACCACGTACAGCGACTGGCGCTCCGGCACCGCCGAGGGCACCCGGGCCGCCTCCGGCCGGCGCCCCGGCGTGGTGATCGGCGCCCCCGTCGGCAGCACCGACTACACCGACCCGCACACCGGCACCACCGCCACCTGGGAGTACGCCACCTGGACCTCCCCGGTCCACCGCCTCACCACGCCGGCGACCGAGGCCGTCGCCTCCTGGAACGCGCACACCCCCGACGGCACCTGGCTCCAGGTCGAGCTCCAGGGCACCTACTCCGACGGCACCGGCACGCCCTGGTACGTGATGGGGCGCTGGGCGGCCGGCGACCAGGACATCAAGCGGACGTCGGTGGACGGCCAGACCGACGGCAGGAGCAGCGTCTGGACCGACACGTTTGCCGTCGACGACGCGAGCACGGGCCTGCGCCTGGCGTCGTACCGGCTGCGGCTCACCCTCTACCGCCGGCCCGGCACGCGCCTCACCCCGACCGTCCGGCGGCTCGGCGCGATGGGCTCCGACGTCCCCGACCGCTTCACCGTGCCGGCCTCCACCCCCGGTCTCGCCCAGGAGCTGGCCGTCCCGCGCTACTCGCAGGAGATCCACAAGGGCCAGTACCCGGAGTACGACAACGGCGGCGAGGCCTGGTGCAGCCCCACCTCCTCGCAGATGATCATCGAGTACTGGGGCGGCCGGCTCACCCCCGAGCAACTGTCCTGGGTCGACCCGTCCTACGCCGACCCGCAGGTGGACCACGCGGCCCGCTCCACGTACGACCACCAGTACCAGGGGTGCGGCAACTGGCCCTTCAACGCCGCCTACGCCGCCACCTTCGAGGGCATCCAGGGCGTGGTCACCCGGCTCGCCTCGCTCACCGACCTGGAGACTCTGATCGCGGCCGGCATCCCGGCCATAACGTCCCAGTCCTTCCTGAAGACCGAGCTGACCGGCGCCGGTTACGGCACCTCGGGGCATCTGATGACGGTGATCGGCTTCACGGCCGACGGCGACGTGATCGCCAATGACCCGGCTTCGCCGGACGACGCGGCGGTACGGCGGGTCTATCTGCGCCGGGAGTTCGAGAACATCTGGCTGCGCACCAAGCGGTACAACGCCTCCGGCAAGGTCGCCTCCGGCACCGGAGGGGTCTGTTACCTGTACTTCCCGGCCCACCCGACCCCTCACCAGCGCAGGGCCCTCGCCGCGGTGGGTGTGCACTGA
- a CDS encoding glycoside hydrolase family 18 protein: MHTPHRSVLRALVSAACTAALGAGLLAGSGTATAAAPAAPQATAGSKVVGYFTEWGTYDRKYYVKNIETSGSAAKLTHINYAFGNVSGGKCAMGDSYAATDRAYTAAESVDGVADTWDQPLRGNFNQLLKLKKKHPGLKVLWSFGGWTWSSGFSEAAKNPAAFAQSCYDLVKNSKWAGVFDGIDIDWEYPNACGNTCDTSGRDAFRNVMAALRSKFGSGSLVTAAITADATSGGKIDAADYGGAAQYVDWYNPMTYDYFGAWDAKGPTAPHSPLTSYSGIPKAGYHTSATIAKLRGLGVPASKLLLGIGFYGRGWTGVTQDAPGGTATGPAAGTYEQGIDDYKVLKAKCPATGTVAGTAYAKCGNDWWSYDTPSTIATKMTYKNQQGLGGTFFWELSGDTANGELIKAIN; the protein is encoded by the coding sequence ATGCACACTCCCCACCGCTCCGTCCTGCGGGCACTCGTCTCGGCAGCGTGTACCGCCGCCCTCGGGGCCGGCCTGCTGGCCGGCTCGGGCACGGCGACCGCGGCGGCGCCGGCCGCCCCGCAGGCCACGGCAGGCTCCAAGGTCGTCGGCTACTTCACCGAATGGGGCACCTACGACCGCAAGTACTACGTCAAGAACATCGAGACCTCCGGTTCCGCGGCGAAGCTCACCCACATCAACTACGCCTTCGGCAACGTCTCCGGCGGCAAGTGCGCGATGGGCGACTCCTACGCGGCCACCGACCGCGCCTACACCGCCGCCGAGTCCGTCGACGGCGTCGCCGACACCTGGGACCAGCCGCTGCGCGGGAACTTCAACCAGCTACTGAAGCTGAAGAAGAAGCACCCGGGGCTGAAGGTCCTGTGGTCCTTCGGCGGCTGGACGTGGTCCAGCGGGTTCTCGGAGGCCGCGAAGAACCCGGCCGCCTTCGCCCAGTCCTGCTACGACCTGGTGAAGAACTCCAAGTGGGCGGGCGTCTTCGACGGGATCGACATCGACTGGGAGTACCCGAACGCCTGCGGCAACACCTGCGACACCAGCGGCCGGGACGCGTTCAGGAACGTGATGGCCGCCCTGCGGTCGAAGTTCGGCTCCGGCAGCCTGGTGACCGCCGCGATCACCGCGGACGCCACCAGCGGCGGCAAGATCGACGCCGCGGACTACGGGGGCGCCGCCCAGTACGTCGACTGGTACAACCCGATGACGTACGACTACTTCGGCGCCTGGGACGCGAAGGGCCCGACCGCCCCGCACTCCCCGCTCACCTCGTACTCCGGCATCCCGAAGGCCGGCTACCACACCTCGGCGACCATCGCCAAGCTCCGGGGCCTCGGCGTCCCGGCCTCCAAGCTGCTGCTCGGCATCGGCTTCTACGGGCGCGGCTGGACCGGCGTCACCCAGGACGCCCCGGGCGGTACGGCCACGGGCCCGGCGGCCGGCACCTACGAGCAGGGCATCGACGACTACAAGGTGCTCAAGGCCAAGTGCCCGGCGACCGGCACGGTGGCCGGCACGGCGTACGCCAAGTGCGGCAACGACTGGTGGAGTTACGACACCCCGTCGACCATCGCCACGAAGATGACGTACAAGAACCAGCAGGGGCTCGGCGGCACCTTCTTCTGGGAGCTGAGCGGCGACACCGCCAACGGTGAGCTGATCAAGGCCATCAACTAG
- a CDS encoding TetR/AcrR family transcriptional regulator, translated as MNLPQQRAATPVRGTERSATRRAELIAIGRKLFADTSYDALSMDDIARQAQVAKGLIYYYFRSKRGYYLAIVQDSVAALVTSAAGGARLPAVDRVHRTVDGYLRYAESHQAAYRTIVSGGVGFDTEVHAIRDGVREVIVTTIAEGAYGRGDIPPVARMGLLGWVCGVEGATLEWIDRPGLPRDTMRELLVRTLGGTLRAIEELDPSCPAPPPARRDG; from the coding sequence TTGAACTTGCCGCAGCAGCGTGCCGCCACCCCGGTGCGCGGCACCGAGCGCTCCGCGACGCGTCGCGCCGAACTCATCGCCATCGGGCGGAAGTTGTTCGCCGACACGTCCTACGACGCGCTGTCCATGGACGACATCGCCCGGCAGGCGCAGGTCGCCAAGGGGCTCATCTACTACTACTTCCGGTCCAAGCGCGGTTACTACCTGGCGATCGTCCAGGACTCCGTCGCCGCCCTGGTGACCTCCGCGGCCGGCGGCGCCCGACTGCCCGCCGTGGACCGCGTGCACCGCACCGTCGACGGCTATCTGCGCTACGCCGAGAGCCACCAGGCCGCCTACCGCACCATCGTCAGCGGCGGCGTCGGCTTCGACACCGAGGTGCACGCGATCCGGGACGGTGTGCGCGAGGTCATCGTCACCACCATCGCCGAAGGCGCCTACGGGCGCGGCGACATCCCCCCGGTGGCCCGGATGGGCCTGCTCGGCTGGGTGTGCGGCGTGGAGGGCGCCACCCTGGAGTGGATCGACCGCCCCGGGCTGCCCCGGGACACGATGCGCGAACTGCTGGTGCGGACCCTCGGCGGGACCCTGCGCGCCATCGAGGAGCTGGACCCCTCCTGCCCGGCCCCGCCGCCCGCCCGCCGGGACGGCTGA